In Paenibacillus hexagrammi, the following are encoded in one genomic region:
- the spoVAD gene encoding stage V sporulation protein AD, with the protein MLKGHQSWIFENKPVILSTATVVGPDEGQGPIADDFDIVHSDLMVGQKTWEKAEKALLEEAAQRALDHAGLTGGQIQFYIGGDLMNQIISNTFAARTLAMPYIGIFGACSTSMEGLALASQLMNSGSAHYVMAGTCSHNCTAEKQFRYPTEYGSQKPPTAQYTVTGAGVAILGKEGDGPVVTSATIGRIVDMGIKDPFNMGAAMAPAAVDTIQAHCRDLGRDPGYYDLIVTGDLAAVGLSIAKELFEKHHFPIEQTKFDDCGLLIFDREKQMVQSGGSGCGCSATVTYGHLLKRMRKGELKKILVVATGALLSPLSFQQGESIPCIAHAVSIEMEG; encoded by the coding sequence ATGCTGAAGGGACATCAGAGCTGGATATTTGAAAATAAACCCGTCATTTTATCTACGGCGACTGTTGTTGGACCTGATGAAGGACAAGGTCCTATCGCAGATGACTTCGATATTGTTCACAGTGATTTGATGGTCGGCCAAAAAACATGGGAAAAGGCCGAAAAGGCCTTGCTGGAGGAAGCCGCGCAAAGAGCCCTTGACCATGCAGGATTAACAGGCGGTCAAATCCAATTCTATATCGGCGGCGACCTCATGAATCAGATCATCTCCAATACATTTGCCGCACGAACTCTCGCCATGCCGTATATCGGCATTTTTGGCGCCTGCTCCACCTCTATGGAAGGACTGGCTTTAGCCAGCCAGCTTATGAATTCCGGCTCAGCCCATTATGTCATGGCAGGTACCTGCAGCCATAATTGCACAGCGGAAAAGCAGTTTCGTTATCCCACGGAATACGGCTCCCAGAAGCCGCCGACCGCACAGTACACGGTCACGGGAGCAGGGGTCGCCATTCTTGGGAAAGAAGGCGACGGTCCGGTCGTAACATCAGCAACAATTGGACGAATTGTTGATATGGGCATTAAAGACCCTTTTAATATGGGCGCGGCGATGGCTCCGGCTGCTGTTGATACCATTCAAGCGCATTGCCGTGACCTTGGCAGGGACCCGGGATACTATGATCTTATCGTTACAGGGGACTTAGCAGCCGTAGGTTTAAGTATTGCGAAAGAATTGTTTGAAAAGCATCATTTTCCAATTGAACAAACGAAGTTCGACGATTGCGGCTTACTTATTTTCGATCGCGAAAAGCAAATGGTACAATCGGGCGGCAGCGGTTGCGGATGTTCCGCGACTGTGACCTATGGTCATTTGCTTAAGCGCATGAGGAAAGGCGAGCTGAAGAAGATTCTTGTCGTTGCAACAGGGGCACTATTGTCACCTCTTTCCTTTCAACAGGGTGAAAGTATTCCATGTATCGCACACGCCGTTTCTATAGAGATGGAGGGGTAG
- the spoVAE gene encoding stage V sporulation protein AE produces MNFLWAFIIGGAICVIGQLLMDVGKLTPAHTMSTLVVLGAIADGCGLYEPFIEFAGAGATVPITSFGNALVHGALEELHKDGWIGIITGIFKVTSAGISAAIIFSFLAAIIVKPKG; encoded by the coding sequence ATGAACTTTCTGTGGGCGTTTATTATTGGGGGAGCCATCTGCGTAATCGGACAGCTTCTCATGGATGTGGGCAAGCTGACACCAGCACATACCATGAGCACGCTCGTTGTATTAGGTGCTATAGCTGATGGCTGCGGGCTCTACGAGCCATTTATTGAATTTGCCGGTGCAGGAGCGACAGTACCGATCACAAGCTTCGGCAACGCTCTTGTTCACGGTGCTTTGGAAGAGCTTCATAAGGACGGATGGATCGGTATTATTACCGGGATATTTAAAGTGACCAGCGCTGGTATATCTGCCGCGATTATTTTTTCTTTTTTGGCAGCCATAATCGTCAAACCGAAAGGATAA
- a CDS encoding AAA family ATPase: protein MDTATSQYVDVLAKLKANLESCILGKTDEIELLLTALLAAGHVLLEDVPGTGKTVLIKALAKSIEGQFRRIQCNPDLLPSDITGVSIYHPKEEKFLFRPGPVMTNVLLVDEINRATTKTQSALLEAMEEKHITVDGDIHELPSPFLLLATQNPIDFEGTYTLPEAQLDRFMMKLSLGYPSETAEKQMISSQSKAHPIESLEPAATAEQVSDMQDQVRAVHMDDAVADYLVTISRKTREHKSVYLGASPRATLSLVAACKAYAFLKGRSYVIPDDIKYLAPFVLGHRIILQSEARMDGATVASVLQAIFEQVRVPVRLEK from the coding sequence ATGGATACTGCCACAAGTCAGTACGTTGATGTATTAGCTAAGCTTAAGGCCAATCTGGAGTCGTGCATACTTGGGAAGACAGATGAAATTGAATTACTTCTCACGGCCTTGCTGGCAGCCGGTCATGTCTTGCTCGAGGATGTCCCCGGAACCGGAAAAACCGTGCTTATCAAAGCGCTGGCAAAATCAATTGAAGGCCAATTCAGAAGAATCCAATGCAATCCGGATTTATTGCCTTCGGATATAACAGGTGTTTCCATCTATCATCCCAAAGAGGAGAAGTTTTTATTCCGTCCAGGTCCGGTGATGACCAACGTTCTCCTGGTGGATGAGATCAACCGAGCCACAACGAAGACGCAATCCGCCCTTTTAGAGGCAATGGAAGAGAAGCATATCACCGTTGATGGTGATATACACGAGCTGCCCTCCCCGTTCCTGCTGCTAGCTACCCAAAACCCCATCGACTTCGAGGGAACCTACACGCTGCCCGAAGCTCAACTGGATCGCTTTATGATGAAGCTGAGTCTAGGCTATCCAAGTGAAACGGCTGAGAAACAGATGATTTCCTCTCAGAGTAAGGCCCATCCCATTGAATCTCTCGAACCCGCGGCTACTGCCGAGCAGGTTTCGGACATGCAGGACCAAGTAAGAGCGGTGCATATGGATGATGCGGTTGCGGACTATCTGGTTACTATATCGAGGAAAACAAGGGAGCATAAATCGGTTTATCTTGGAGCAAGTCCCAGAGCAACTTTATCCTTAGTTGCTGCGTGTAAAGCTTACGCATTTTTGAAAGGCCGAAGCTATGTGATCCCGGATGATATCAAATATTTAGCTCCATTTGTACTCGGACACAGAATTATTCTGCAATCCGAGGCGCGCATGGATGGAGCAACCGTCGCGTCTGTTCTGCAAGCTATTTTTGAACAGGTACGCGTTCCGGTGCGATTGGAGAAGTGA
- a CDS encoding DUF58 domain-containing protein: MNRQFMKRLLDRSSYPAGFWAITSCVICSLFFLLFQGGKLAAMLFFIVLILAIYLLLGNWSGVKRTRGVRKLAGAAQQSAELQAGHSLKVTIEVQIPGVWPIAYMVIRDQLIRQNGEESVFEGTFVPDWKRKGEVLYSTPPLRRGLYRFGYTECSTEDIFGFFQHKGRIELREQFVVYPQTAAIREWTQFHQMMKGLQHNSASTRAHRETTQINGVREYIYGDRLSRIHWGATAKTGTWKSKEFERESLPKTILLLDRSSRAYRNAEEFELAVSVTASLFRYASSRNLALGLVSVGKEAVYMEPQQSHNHYRQVMSHLVSAEADGFHSLSSIIKDRARQLPAGCFFVLVSPQNGSSILQLLHEIERLQMNPCHMWIHPSGAPSGASDWLKQVRSHGYAAEEIRQLDELPNVLGGAKRYA; this comes from the coding sequence ATGAACAGACAGTTCATGAAACGGTTATTGGATCGCTCGAGCTACCCCGCCGGATTCTGGGCCATAACGTCCTGCGTAATTTGCAGTTTATTTTTCCTTTTGTTTCAAGGCGGTAAGCTCGCTGCCATGCTATTTTTCATTGTATTGATTTTGGCCATCTATTTGCTGCTTGGTAATTGGAGCGGAGTTAAGAGAACCCGAGGTGTCCGCAAGCTTGCGGGAGCTGCTCAACAGTCGGCTGAGCTGCAAGCGGGACACTCACTTAAGGTCACCATTGAAGTTCAAATTCCGGGAGTCTGGCCTATCGCTTACATGGTCATTCGTGATCAGCTCATTAGGCAAAACGGAGAAGAGTCTGTATTTGAAGGGACGTTCGTACCGGACTGGAAGCGTAAAGGGGAGGTCCTTTATTCTACGCCGCCTTTGCGAAGGGGCTTGTACCGTTTTGGCTATACAGAATGCTCGACTGAGGATATTTTCGGTTTTTTTCAGCACAAAGGCCGAATCGAGCTGAGGGAACAATTTGTCGTCTACCCACAAACTGCAGCGATTCGTGAATGGACGCAGTTCCACCAAATGATGAAGGGGCTTCAACATAATTCTGCCTCAACTCGCGCTCACAGGGAGACAACTCAGATTAACGGCGTAAGAGAGTATATCTATGGTGATAGATTATCCCGAATTCATTGGGGGGCTACGGCTAAAACAGGGACTTGGAAATCCAAAGAATTCGAACGGGAGTCACTGCCCAAAACCATTCTTTTACTGGATCGTTCCTCTCGAGCATACCGAAATGCTGAAGAGTTCGAGCTAGCCGTGTCTGTAACGGCTTCCTTGTTCCGATACGCATCGTCCCGGAATTTGGCTTTGGGACTCGTGTCGGTCGGAAAAGAAGCTGTATACATGGAACCCCAGCAAAGCCACAATCACTATCGGCAAGTGATGAGCCACCTGGTAAGCGCAGAGGCCGACGGTTTTCATTCACTCAGCAGCATCATCAAAGACAGGGCCCGGCAGCTGCCGGCCGGTTGTTTCTTTGTTCTCGTTTCTCCGCAGAACGGTTCTTCCATTCTGCAGCTGCTCCATGAGATTGAGCGTTTGCAAATGAACCCATGCCATATGTGGATTCATCCGTCAGGTGCTCCTTCTGGGGCCAGCGATTGGTTGAAGCAGGTGCGCTCACACGGTTACGCGGCAGAAGAAATCAGACAATTGGATGAACTGCCTAACGTATTGGGGGGAGCGAAACGATATGCGTGA
- a CDS encoding transglutaminase-like domain-containing protein → MRERWLVRFLVKDWPLRLHTILLGVFLYQFVIWIHKEEVIWLNETVMLVSGTLLIAGLLRVCTGLNKWLSGAVQIVLILLIHGLYLHYHYIALRGRTAEALLSWITANLNPIEPYIWFSLSAWLIFLFALWFMRTKLRIFILIVISVLFFAIRDSFSVYVLWPQAAMVLFCGLSLMVLRHFMELKNRAPAIWETISEYPSTVGVPLVSIIALTVFIGAVTPSINPILRDPYTAWKMSRGESVPLLGKGVSVESPTSDTSSGYSRDDTALGGGFKYDYSPVMTVETSKRTYFRGETRALYTGTGWVKSEAEKKVPLNFVSVTELHQDPRFDVSLLQTKEVTQHVVMEKEEQFPVLFGGYPIQKITEVNKGENPFQLLLWSPRQAELRFVGEKNYPKEYQIVTQEAVIDEEGLRKVNEDYKSKPEWSEYLQLPDELPERVKQLAVDITKSGANSYDKAKLIEKYLSETFPYTNTPDESKAQSKDFTDRFLFEIKQGYCDYYSTAMAVMARSIGLPSRWVKGYSSGSSPIPDDILQYGAGSRYFEEVDVDGAGTYTVRNSDAHSWVEIYFAGYGWISFEPTSGFRLPNVYPDNEPDPVDVAAFAADAEEVDADAANTHIHWLWITAIVFGAAILGAAVFVVIRRGFTLPRYVRRTKREAVDFNQKIILEFEKLQRYSRRKGFARLEHQTLRETVSAWSEISKWIKNDLSTLQLQFERAKYSTERMEESDYLLVQQSIARIKEHMK, encoded by the coding sequence ATGCGTGAAAGATGGTTGGTTCGTTTCCTTGTGAAGGATTGGCCGCTGCGACTCCATACGATCCTATTAGGCGTGTTTTTATATCAATTTGTAATCTGGATCCATAAAGAAGAAGTGATTTGGCTGAATGAGACGGTCATGCTCGTTAGTGGAACCTTGTTGATTGCAGGGCTGCTGCGTGTATGTACAGGCTTGAACAAATGGCTGAGCGGAGCGGTACAAATCGTACTTATTCTTCTCATACATGGACTTTATCTCCATTATCACTATATCGCTTTGAGAGGCCGGACAGCAGAGGCTTTGCTATCCTGGATCACGGCCAACCTAAATCCAATCGAGCCGTATATTTGGTTCAGTTTGTCGGCATGGCTCATTTTTTTGTTTGCGCTTTGGTTCATGCGGACCAAATTGAGAATTTTTATTCTGATCGTAATCAGCGTATTGTTCTTTGCGATTAGAGATTCGTTCAGTGTCTATGTGCTCTGGCCTCAAGCAGCCATGGTGCTGTTCTGCGGGCTATCCCTGATGGTGCTGCGGCATTTCATGGAACTGAAGAACCGCGCTCCTGCTATTTGGGAAACGATCAGCGAATACCCCTCAACCGTCGGCGTTCCCCTTGTGAGCATCATAGCATTGACAGTATTTATTGGCGCTGTTACCCCTTCAATTAACCCGATACTGAGGGATCCTTATACCGCTTGGAAAATGAGCCGTGGGGAGTCTGTCCCCCTCTTGGGCAAAGGTGTTAGTGTCGAGTCTCCGACATCGGATACCTCATCAGGCTATAGCCGTGATGATACAGCACTTGGAGGAGGCTTTAAGTATGATTATTCGCCGGTAATGACAGTCGAGACGTCCAAAAGAACCTATTTTCGAGGCGAAACCCGGGCGCTCTACACAGGGACCGGGTGGGTCAAGAGTGAAGCGGAGAAAAAGGTTCCATTGAACTTCGTAAGCGTAACCGAATTACACCAGGATCCCAGGTTTGATGTATCTTTGCTGCAAACCAAGGAAGTCACCCAACACGTTGTCATGGAGAAGGAAGAGCAGTTTCCGGTGCTGTTCGGGGGATATCCGATACAGAAAATTACGGAAGTGAATAAAGGAGAGAATCCGTTCCAACTCTTACTTTGGTCACCCCGTCAGGCGGAACTGAGGTTTGTGGGTGAGAAGAACTATCCGAAAGAATATCAAATCGTAACCCAAGAAGCTGTTATTGATGAGGAAGGTCTTCGTAAGGTAAATGAGGATTACAAAAGTAAGCCCGAGTGGAGTGAATACCTGCAGCTGCCCGATGAGCTCCCGGAGAGAGTAAAGCAGCTAGCTGTTGACATCACCAAGTCAGGTGCGAACTCCTACGACAAGGCGAAGCTGATCGAAAAGTATTTAAGTGAAACGTTCCCTTATACGAACACGCCGGATGAAAGCAAAGCGCAAAGTAAAGATTTCACAGATCGGTTCTTGTTCGAAATCAAGCAAGGCTATTGTGATTACTATTCGACCGCCATGGCTGTGATGGCCCGTTCCATCGGATTGCCCTCAAGATGGGTAAAAGGTTATTCCTCAGGCTCGTCTCCGATCCCGGACGATATCCTCCAATACGGAGCAGGGAGCCGCTATTTTGAGGAGGTCGACGTTGATGGCGCCGGTACCTATACGGTAAGGAATTCAGATGCCCACTCTTGGGTGGAGATTTACTTCGCAGGTTACGGCTGGATTTCATTTGAGCCGACATCCGGTTTCCGTCTGCCTAATGTATATCCGGATAACGAGCCGGATCCAGTGGATGTCGCAGCCTTTGCAGCGGATGCGGAAGAAGTCGATGCAGATGCAGCTAATACCCACATACATTGGTTGTGGATAACTGCTATTGTCTTTGGAGCTGCGATATTAGGCGCTGCCGTATTCGTTGTGATTCGCAGGGGCTTCACACTGCCGAGATATGTTCGGCGAACGAAACGCGAAGCGGTAGATTTTAATCAAAAAATCATCTTGGAGTTTGAAAAGCTTCAACGTTACAGCCGCCGTAAAGGCTTTGCTAGATTGGAGCATCAGACGCTGCGCGAAACCGTGAGCGCATGGTCGGAGATAAGCAAATGGATCAAGAACGATCTATCTACCTTGCAGCTGCAGTTCGAACGGGCTAAATATAGTACGGAACGCATGGAGGAGTCGGATTATCTGCTTGTGCAGCAATCCATTGCAAGAATTAAAGAGCATATGAAATAA
- a CDS encoding alpha/beta hydrolase gives MAFIDCHFYSETLGVSASMYVILPQLSQSQIGLKSKVHGDKHPTLYLLHGLSDDHTIWMRRTSIERYASELGLAVVMPAVNRSFYTDMQSGYKYWSFISEELPRLAQSFFPLSSDREFNYAAGLSMGGYGALKLVLSHPERFAAGASLSGVVDIARLADDPERKADMSLIFGDTSKLEGSESDLFHLAKQLSDAKTTAPRIYQCCGTEDFLYKDNVRFRDYCRTLDLDYTYEEEQGEHEWGYWDQKIQSVLRWLPLPSQ, from the coding sequence ATGGCGTTTATAGATTGTCACTTTTATTCGGAAACTTTAGGGGTCTCCGCTTCCATGTATGTGATCCTACCCCAGCTCAGCCAGAGTCAGATCGGCTTGAAATCTAAGGTTCACGGCGACAAACATCCAACCTTATATTTGCTTCACGGTCTTTCTGACGATCATACCATATGGATGCGTCGTACCTCGATCGAACGTTATGCTTCGGAGTTAGGACTAGCGGTTGTGATGCCTGCGGTAAACAGAAGCTTTTATACAGATATGCAATCAGGCTATAAGTATTGGAGCTTTATCAGCGAGGAGCTTCCAAGATTGGCGCAGTCATTCTTTCCGCTTTCCTCCGATCGAGAGTTCAATTATGCTGCCGGCTTGTCCATGGGTGGCTATGGCGCGCTAAAGCTCGTGCTGTCTCATCCGGAGCGGTTTGCTGCAGGCGCAAGCTTGTCAGGAGTCGTGGATATCGCCCGGTTGGCCGATGATCCTGAGCGAAAAGCGGACATGTCGCTCATATTCGGAGACACAAGCAAGTTGGAGGGCAGTGAGAGCGATTTATTCCATTTGGCCAAGCAACTCAGTGACGCTAAGACAACAGCTCCCCGAATTTATCAGTGCTGCGGAACGGAAGATTTCCTCTATAAGGATAACGTCAGGTTTAGGGACTATTGCCGGACCTTGGATCTTGACTATACATATGAAGAGGAGCAGGGGGAGCATGAATGGGGATATTGGGATCAAAAAATCCAATCCGTGCTGCGTTGGCTGCCTTTGCCAAGCCAATAA
- a CDS encoding YqeG family HAD IIIA-type phosphatase: MLNKLVPRQSVHTIYDIDIENLWSFGVRGIITDLDNTLVGAKDPHATPELLEWLKKVQQKGLKVVIVSNNHRGRVSKFAEPIGIPFIYRAKKPTNASFHKAMKLLGTSARQTAVIGDQMLTDVLGGNRMGLYTILVKPISVTDEGFFTKINRRIEKLALSMMKKES; the protein is encoded by the coding sequence TTGCTCAATAAGCTTGTGCCTAGACAATCCGTGCACACGATTTATGATATTGATATCGAGAACCTCTGGAGCTTCGGAGTCCGGGGCATTATAACAGATTTAGATAATACGCTTGTCGGAGCCAAAGACCCGCATGCGACTCCTGAGCTGCTGGAATGGTTGAAAAAAGTTCAGCAGAAAGGGTTAAAAGTGGTCATTGTTTCAAATAACCACCGAGGCCGCGTGTCGAAATTTGCCGAACCGATCGGAATTCCATTTATTTATCGGGCTAAGAAGCCAACCAATGCTTCGTTCCATAAGGCCATGAAGCTGCTCGGGACGAGCGCTAGACAGACCGCTGTGATCGGCGACCAGATGCTAACGGATGTGCTCGGCGGCAATCGGATGGGGTTGTATACCATTCTGGTCAAGCCTATTTCGGTTACGGATGAAGGCTTTTTCACAAAAATTAACCGCCGGATTGAGAAGCTAGCTTTATCTATGATGAAGAAAGAATCGTAG
- the yqeH gene encoding ribosome biogenesis GTPase YqeH, with the protein MSQQDKMYCAGCGVGLQFEDSSKLGYTPEGALQKDPVICQRCYRIKHYNEASSMTLHQDDFLKLLGTIGQKNALVVNIVDLFDFEGSMISGLSRFVGNNPIVLVVNKVDLLPKVTNPNKIVNWVQRQAKEHSLRVVEIVLCSAKKNIGFDRVIEAVQQHRGNRDIYVVGATNVGKSTLINRLISDYSDLDAELTTSQYPGTTLDLVKIPLDDGKFIIDTPGIVYPHRMTEVVTKRDLSKVMPDRPIKPVVFQLNESQTLFFGALARFDFVKGEHQSFTCYISNAIQIHRTKLEKADELYENHKGDMLAPPSKSDVDELPKLVKHAIRIPRGKRMDVLISGLGWIKVNSEAGAELAVHAPKGIKVISRESLI; encoded by the coding sequence ATGAGTCAACAAGACAAGATGTACTGCGCAGGCTGCGGCGTTGGTCTGCAATTTGAAGATTCCAGCAAGCTGGGATATACCCCCGAGGGGGCGCTTCAAAAAGACCCTGTCATATGTCAGCGCTGCTACCGAATTAAACATTATAATGAAGCTTCCAGTATGACGCTACACCAGGACGACTTTTTAAAGCTTTTAGGCACAATTGGACAAAAGAATGCGCTTGTCGTGAATATTGTGGATCTTTTCGACTTTGAAGGAAGCATGATCAGCGGTTTATCCCGATTTGTCGGCAATAACCCTATTGTGCTGGTCGTGAATAAAGTAGATTTACTGCCGAAGGTAACGAATCCGAACAAGATCGTAAACTGGGTGCAGCGGCAAGCCAAGGAGCACAGTCTTCGAGTCGTAGAAATCGTACTTTGCAGCGCAAAGAAGAACATCGGCTTTGACCGTGTGATCGAAGCGGTTCAGCAGCACAGAGGCAACCGTGATATCTACGTAGTCGGAGCTACGAATGTGGGCAAATCGACGCTGATCAACCGCTTGATTAGTGATTACAGCGACTTGGACGCTGAGCTTACGACCTCGCAGTATCCGGGAACTACACTGGATTTGGTCAAAATCCCGCTGGATGACGGGAAGTTTATTATTGATACACCGGGTATCGTATACCCGCATCGGATGACCGAGGTTGTTACGAAGAGAGACCTATCCAAAGTCATGCCGGATCGGCCGATCAAGCCGGTTGTTTTCCAACTGAATGAAAGTCAAACGCTTTTCTTTGGGGCACTCGCGCGGTTTGATTTTGTGAAAGGCGAGCACCAGTCCTTCACGTGCTATATCTCCAATGCGATACAGATTCATCGGACCAAGTTGGAAAAAGCCGACGAGCTGTATGAGAATCATAAAGGAGACATGCTGGCGCCGCCAAGCAAAAGCGATGTGGACGAGCTTCCTAAGCTGGTTAAGCATGCCATCCGCATTCCGAGAGGAAAAAGGATGGATGTGCTCATCTCCGGATTAGGCTGGATCAAGGTTAATAGTGAGGCGGGGGCAGAATTGGCCGTTCACGCGCCTAAGGGAATTAAGGTCATTTCGCGTGAATCGCTCATCTAA
- the aroE gene encoding shikimate dehydrogenase codes for MEKNRALDSHTILFGVFGDPVRHSRSPVMLNQAFQVAGLNHAYAAFHVEPPALGDAVRGIRALGFRGVNVTIPHKVEVMQYLDEIDEGARVIGAVNTIVNENGKLIGYNTDGIGYVRSLKEETGIDIRGKRIVLLGAGGAARGVAYALAKEAPAEICIANRTKEKAIDLAEAIGAYTSTRGMGLNELRDAVSEADIIVNTTSSGMHPHVGDVPMPVEWISSRHLCSDLIYNPRITRFLQEAEKNGARIHGGLGMFIYQGAYAFEYWTGVTAPVSAMRQVVEQSLAE; via the coding sequence ATGGAGAAGAACCGGGCTTTAGACAGTCATACCATATTATTTGGTGTTTTTGGGGATCCAGTAAGGCATTCACGTTCGCCGGTCATGCTGAATCAGGCGTTTCAAGTAGCGGGGCTTAATCATGCCTACGCTGCTTTTCATGTTGAGCCGCCTGCTCTGGGGGATGCCGTACGGGGGATTCGCGCGCTCGGATTTCGCGGAGTCAACGTGACGATCCCGCATAAGGTTGAAGTTATGCAGTATTTGGACGAAATCGATGAAGGAGCGCGCGTCATCGGTGCTGTGAACACGATCGTCAATGAGAACGGTAAGCTGATCGGCTATAATACGGACGGAATCGGCTATGTGCGTTCTTTAAAAGAAGAAACAGGCATAGACATCCGCGGCAAACGAATCGTTCTGCTTGGCGCAGGAGGAGCCGCAAGAGGTGTGGCTTACGCTTTAGCGAAAGAGGCCCCTGCGGAAATCTGTATCGCCAATCGGACGAAAGAAAAAGCAATTGACCTAGCAGAGGCCATTGGAGCTTACACAAGCACAAGGGGGATGGGCCTAAACGAATTGCGCGATGCAGTCAGCGAGGCTGACATCATCGTCAACACCACTTCATCAGGAATGCACCCGCATGTCGGCGACGTGCCGATGCCTGTTGAGTGGATCTCATCTCGTCATCTCTGCAGCGATTTGATCTACAATCCGCGTATCACGCGTTTCCTGCAGGAAGCGGAGAAGAACGGTGCCCGTATTCATGGGGGACTCGGCATGTTTATTTATCAAGGCGCTTACGCGTTTGAATATTGGACTGGCGTGACTGCCCCCGTCTCTGCAATGAGACAGGTTGTAGAGCAGTCATTAGCTGAATAA
- the yhbY gene encoding ribosome assembly RNA-binding protein YhbY — protein MLTGKQKRYLRSMAHHIDPIFQVGKGGVNDHLIRHIEEALEVRELIKVTVLNNSGEDRNEVGEELSQKSGAELVQVIGKIVVLYKESRDQKKIELPN, from the coding sequence ATGTTAACTGGCAAACAAAAGAGATATTTACGTTCTATGGCGCATCACATCGATCCGATCTTTCAAGTAGGTAAAGGCGGCGTAAACGATCACCTGATCCGTCATATTGAAGAAGCCTTGGAAGTTAGAGAATTAATTAAGGTTACCGTCCTTAATAACAGCGGTGAAGACCGCAATGAAGTCGGCGAAGAATTATCGCAAAAATCGGGAGCGGAGCTTGTGCAAGTCATCGGTAAGATCGTTGTTCTATACAAGGAATCACGCGACCAGAAGAAAATAGAGTTGCCAAATTAA
- a CDS encoding nicotinate-nucleotide adenylyltransferase, protein MLVGIMGGTFDPIHTGHLIAAERARVGAGLDEVWLMPANVPPHKPNAPKATTGQRWEMVCRAAEGNPLFRPIDVEINKGGVSYSIDTIELLCEQYPGVEFAYIIGADMVEYLPKWFRIDDIVKQIRFIGLGRPGYQLNLDALPEHIRARVTLVTMPLVDISSTMIREERKAGGSVRYLVPEAVHQYMEANGLYES, encoded by the coding sequence ATGCTGGTCGGAATCATGGGAGGCACCTTCGACCCGATTCACACAGGGCATCTGATTGCCGCGGAACGGGCGAGGGTGGGAGCAGGACTGGATGAGGTTTGGCTGATGCCGGCTAATGTGCCGCCGCATAAGCCGAATGCGCCGAAAGCAACGACCGGGCAGCGTTGGGAGATGGTATGCAGGGCAGCGGAAGGGAACCCTTTGTTTCGTCCGATTGATGTTGAAATAAACAAGGGTGGCGTATCTTATAGTATTGATACGATTGAACTGCTTTGCGAGCAGTATCCAGGTGTTGAATTTGCCTATATTATCGGAGCGGATATGGTGGAGTATTTACCCAAGTGGTTCCGCATTGATGATATCGTCAAACAAATCCGTTTCATCGGATTAGGCAGACCCGGTTACCAGCTCAACCTGGACGCATTGCCTGAACATATCCGCGCACGAGTAACGCTGGTTACGATGCCTCTTGTGGACATCTCATCCACAATGATTCGCGAAGAGAGAAAAGCCGGAGGCTCTGTGCGCTACCTCGTGCCAGAAGCCGTGCATCAATACATGGAGGCGAACGGATTGTATGAATCGTAG
- the yqeK gene encoding bis(5'-nucleosyl)-tetraphosphatase (symmetrical) YqeK has product MNRSREQIMEKVKEQMPEKRWLHTLGVMETSVRLAERYCADPVKADLAAILHDYCKYWPIQEQANIIKENGLPQDLLDYDKELWHSHAGAFIAQKEFDIHDEEILDAIRYHTSGRESMTLLDKVVCLADYMEPGRDFPGVHNIREIAEHSLEKALIAGFDSTIGFLLSKGKRIYPLTVLTRNDLLMQVSDN; this is encoded by the coding sequence ATGAATCGTAGCCGTGAACAAATCATGGAGAAGGTCAAAGAGCAGATGCCTGAAAAGAGATGGCTCCACACGCTTGGCGTGATGGAAACGTCGGTCCGACTGGCCGAGCGCTATTGTGCTGACCCAGTGAAGGCGGATTTAGCGGCTATTCTGCATGATTATTGCAAGTATTGGCCTATTCAGGAGCAAGCTAATATTATCAAGGAAAATGGACTTCCGCAGGATCTGCTGGACTATGATAAAGAGCTATGGCATTCGCATGCCGGCGCCTTTATCGCTCAAAAAGAGTTTGATATTCACGATGAAGAAATTCTTGATGCCATCCGGTACCACACCTCGGGCAGGGAAAGCATGACGCTCCTTGATAAAGTGGTCTGTCTTGCTGACTATATGGAGCCGGGACGGGATTTTCCAGGTGTGCATAATATTCGTGAAATCGCTGAACATAGTCTTGAGAAAGCATTAATTGCCGGGTTCGATTCCACGATCGGCTTTTTGCTTTCGAAAGGAAAACGGATTTATCCATTAACGGTATTAACGCGCAATGATTTGCTTATGCAAGTATCAGATAATTAA